The Longimicrobium sp. genome contains the following window.
GCCCCACCATCGACGCGTACACCACGCCGTCCACCACCCCGTCGAACTCGTCGCGCAGCTCGGAGAAGAGAAAGAGGAGCGCGAACCCCTTGGCCAGCTCCTCCACGATGGGCGCGGTGAAGACGGAGCCGATCACCTCACCGACCTCCACGCCCCACGCGCCGTCGAGCACGATCTGGAGGAGGCCGTTGACCATCAGCGCCAGGAACACCGCCACCGTGGCGCCCCACGCAAAGGTCTGCGCCAGCGTCCACGCCGGCTCGGGCTCGAAGCGATCGAGCCAGAGCGCGAGCACCACGTACACGGGCACCGGCACCACCGCGATCGCCACGCCCAGCGCGAACGCGGCGGGCCCGAGCTCCGCCGCGATCAGCAGGAGGCTGAGCACGCCGCAGGTCGCCGCGCCCCAGGTGAGGACGCGGTGCGGCTGCGCGCGCCGCGGGGCGGGAAGCGGGGGTTGGATGGAGGTCGCGGAGTCCATCGGCCAGATCAGGGTAGCGTGCCGTAGGTGCGCTCCAGCACCCCGCGGCGGTAGTCGAAGATCTCCTTGAGGCGCGGCGCCACCAGGAGCCCGCGCGCCAGCCCGCCGCCCGGCGGAAGCGCGTAGTGCACGATGTCCGTCATCTCCACGCCGCCCTCCACCGGGCGAAAGAGGTGCTGGTGGTGCCAGAAGCGGTACGGGCCGAAGCGCTGCTCGTCCACGAACCGGTGGGGCTCGTCCACGTGCGTGATCTCCGTCACCCAGTTGACCGCCACGCCAAAGAGCGGCCGCACCTTGTAGGTGATGATGAGCCCCGCGTACACCTTGTCCGGCAGCGGCGAGGTCACCTGGAAGCCGAGGCTCGGCGGGGTGATCTTGGCCAGGTTGCGCGGGTCGGAGAAGAAGCGCCACGCCTCCTCCACCGGCACCGGCACCCGCTGCACCGTCTCCATCCTGTGCACCTTCATCCGCAATTCCGCGCTCGGGGCTCGCCAGCCAGCGCGCCAAACGTACACGAGTTGGCCGTTCGGGACAATCGTGCGTCACCCTTGCGCTTTCGGTTTTTGTGCGGCATCCTCCCTGCGGGGGAGAGGCGCGGAACGACGGAGGTGTGGATGGCGGAGCAGGCGGAGCTGTTCGCGGGCGGGGGCGCGCGCGCGCTCCCGGTGCTGGAGCGGCGGGGAGACGCGCTCTTTTACGCGCTGGACGGCGCGCGCCTCGCCGCGCCCGGCACGGGGGTGATGCGCGGCACGCTGACGGTGAACCCGTACGTCGGCTGCGAGTTTTCGTGCGCCTACTGCTACGCCCCGTACGCGCACGGCTGGCTGATGGAGCGCCTGGGCGAGACCGGCCGCCTGCTGCGCGACCCCGGCACGCCGACCGCCTTCGACCGCGCCATCTTCGTGAAGCGCGCCGGCCAGAGCGTGGCCGGGGCCGTGCGCCGCGCCCCGGCCGCCCTCGTCGCCCTGGGCACCGCGACCGATCCCTACCAGCCGGCGGAGCGGCGCTTCGGGATCACGCGCGGCGTGCTGGAGACGCTGGCGGGGATGCGGGGGGTGCGCGTCTCCATCACCACCAAGAGCCCGCTCGTCCTGCGCGATCTGGACCTGCTGGAGCGCATCCGCGCGCGCGGCGGCCGGGTGGACGTGCACGTGTCGCTGATCTCCACCGACGCACGCCTGCTGCGCGCCGTCGAGCCGCGCTCCCCCACCCCCGCGCGCCGCCTGGACGCGCTCCGCCGCCTGCGCGAGCGGGGGGTCCGCGCCGGGCTCTTCGCCATGCCCCTCCTCCCCGGCCTCACCGACACCCAGGAGAGCATCGACGCCCTCTTCGCCGCCGCCCGCGACGCGGATGCGTGCTACGTGGTGGCGGGCGGGGTGCGGCTTTCGGAGGTGTCGTGGCGCCGCTTCCTCCCCGCCCTGCGCGCGTTGCGCCCCGACCTGGTGGACGCCTACGAGGAGATCATCCGCCGCCGCTCCCCCCGCCGCACGCGCTACCGCGAGAGGCTCGACGCGCGCATCGAGCAGGCGCGCGCCCGATTCGGATTCAACCGCGGCGCGTTTCCGACGATGAAGCCGGATGTGGCGGAGGCGCCGCAGCTGGCGTTGTTCGAGGGCGGGGCCGGCGGTTGAATCCGCTGCAACAACCGCGGGAAACCTGCCCTCGCAGGTTGGGGGGGCGGAATGGGTCCCCGGATCGCCGAGGGCTAAAGCCCCCGGCTGGAACCACGGGAAGGCGGCTGAAGCCGGCTCGAGAAGCGCGGCATCCGACCCCGAGTCCGCGAAGGCGGACTTTGTGCCGTTGTTGCAGCGAGTTCACTCGCCCGGTTTGCCAGCCACCCCTCACGGATTCGCCGGCCACTCCCCGTCGAACGCCACCACGCGGGCGAACGCCGCCTCGCCGCCCTGGAACTTCCAGGGGAAGACGCCCAGGATCAGGCGGCGGTTCTGGAGCTCCGGGGCGCTGATGTCGCCGCCCAGGTTCTCGATGTGCATGCAGTTCTTGTCGAACAGCTTGTTGTGCGTGAGCTGGTAGTCCTCGTCGGGGAAGAGGCGCGCGACGGCTTCGGGGCCACCGAACTTCTTCTCGGCGGCGGCGCGCACGCGGTCGCAGTGGTTGTGCAGCCCCTTGCCCAGGAAGCGCCCGATCGGCAGGTCCATCGGGTGGTCGGTGGAGACCACGTCCACGCCCCAGATGTGAATCTCCTTCTCCAGCAGCCACGGCACCATGTCCGGGTGCGCGCCCGGGTGCATGTGGATGTACTTCTCCTCGTCTGCCTTGTCGCCCCACTGCGCGTAGCGGTGCCAGCCGGTGTGCAGCAGCAGGATGTCACCTTTCCGCACCTCCACGCGCGACTCGATCATCTCCGGCGTGTACACCGCCAGCTCGTCCATCTCGTCGCTCAGGTTCACGATGACGCCGGGGCCGCACAGCCACTCCATCGGGATCTGGTCGATGGTCATCCCGTTGGTCACGAAGTGGCGCGGCGCGTCCAGGTGCGTCCCCATGTGGTTGGACGTCTGGATGTACTGCGCGTTCACCCCGTGCTCCGCCTTGCGCTTGATGTACTTCACCTCGAAAGGCGGGTAGTACGGCCAGAAGGGGGCCTGCTCGTTCAGCGGCTGCGACAGGTCGTACACTTTCATCGGATCTCCGGGATGTCGTGGGTTGGGGCGGACGGTGTGTGGGTCATGCGATGGCGCCGCGCGCACGCTCGAAGGCGCGCGGAAGCACGCGCCGCACCAGCACCTCCGCGAGCTGGCGGCGGTACGCGGGCGTGGCGTGGATGTCGCCGGGTGGATCGATGTCCTGATGCGCCGCGGCGTGGGCGGCGGCGCGGATGGCGTCGTCGGTGGGCGATTGGCCGTCGAGCGCGGCGGCGGCCTGGGCGGCGAGCACCGGTCCGTCGCCCACGCTCAGCAGCGCGACGCGGGCGGACGTGCAGCGCCCATCCGCATCCACCTGCACCGATGCCGCGACGCCCGCCAGCGCGAAGTCGCCGTGGCGGCGCGAGATCTCGTCGAAGGCGAAGCCGGTGCCCGGCGCGGCGCGGGGGATCTCGATCTCCACCAGCATCTCCTCCGGCTCCAGCGCAGTGCCGAAGAGGCCGGTGAAGAAGTCCTCCGCCGTCACCGTGCGCGTGCCATTGGGCCCCCGCAGGTGAAAGCGGGCGCCGAGCGCCAGCATCACAGCCGGCAGCTCGGCGGCGGGATCGGCGTGGGCGATGCTGCCGCCCATCGTGCCGCGGTTGCGGATCTGCGCGTGCGCCACGTACGGAAGCGTTTCCGCGATGAGGGGCGCGCGCTCGGCCAGCAAGGCGCTGCGCTCCGCCGCCCGCTGCCGCACCATCGCGCCGATCCTCACGCCGCCCTCCGCCTCGGCGATCGCGTCGAGGCCGGGGATGCGGTTGAGGTCGATGAGCACGGCGGGCGCGGCGAGGCGGAAGTTCATTGCCGGCACCAGGCTCTGCCCGCCGGCCAGGAGCTTGGCGTCGTAGCCGTGCTCGGCAAGGAGGGCGAGCGCGGCTTCCACCGTGTCCGGACGATGGTACGCGAATGGGGCGGGCTTCATCGAAATCCGTGTCTGGGAGGTGCGTCGCGCGGCCGCAGCAGCCGGAATGACGCCCAGCTCATCGCCGCGATCGTCGCGATCCAGAAGGCGTGTACGTACCACGATGGCGCCGGCCCGAACGGGTCGGCATCGTTCGCGAGGCTCGTACCCGCGGGATCGACCAGCGCGATGATCTCGAGCATGGCCAGCAGGAACGCGGCGGCAAGCAGCAGGATTCCAAGGGCGATACGCACGGCGCGCCTCCCGCGAGTCAGGTGGAACGGCCCGCGGCGAGGCGCGCTTCCAGCTCCTTGTTGAGCGCGTCCAGCCCCTGCTTGGTCAGCATCCGCGCGACCTGGTCCAGCAGACGCTGCCCCACCCCCGCCACCTTGCCGCCGACGGAGAGGTCGGCGTGGTAGCGCATCCGCGTGCCGCCGTCCACCTCGTCCAGGTTGACGGTGGCCTGGCCTCGGGTGAAGCCGAGCGCGCCCTTGCTGTCCACGATCATCACGTAGCTCTCCGGGGGCACCTGGTCGGCGAGCGTCACGTTCAGCGACCACTCCGCCGCCGTGACCGGCCCCACGCCGATGCGGATCACGCCCTGGTACGCGCCGGGCCCCGTCAGGGTCAGGCGCCGCGCGCCGGGCATGGCCTTGGCCAGCACCTCGGGGTCCTGCAGCAGCCCCCACACGGTTTCGCGCGGGCCTGGAAAGGTGTGCTCGCCGTCAAGGATCATCGGGAAACCCGGTTGGAGGAAGTCATGCGGGTGTGCACGGCGCCATCACTTCCGCGTCATGCGCGCGAACAGGTCGTATGCGGCCGGCTCGTAACGCGTGGCGCCCTCGACGAGTTTCGACTGCATGCGCACGACGACGAGGTCCCGCTCGGGAAACACGTACACGTTGGTATCCAGGTAGCCGAACGCCGCATATCCGTCCGGCACGATCCACCAGAGGAGCCCGTACCGGGGGTTGTGCGGCTGCGAGGGGCGAACCGACTCGCGCACCCACTCCTCCGGGACGATCTGCACACCGCCCCAGCGCCCGCCGTTCAGCATCAGCTGTCCCACGCGGGCCAGGTCGCGCGCGGTGGTCTGCATGTCCGCATGCGTCCACGCCTGCCCCTCGGGGTAGACGTACAGGCGGGTGGTGCGCATACCAAGCGGCCCGAAGAGGCGGCGGCGCGCGTAGTCCTCGATCGGCTCCCCCGCCGCGCGGTCCAGCAGCGGCGACAGCAGGAACGCGCCGTCGTTGGAGTACGCCCACGAGGCGCCGGGCCGGGCCACGAGCCCCAGTCCGAACGTGAACGCTTCCTTGTCCGACGCCGATCCCACCTCGCGCACGCCGGGCGGGAAATCGGGGAGACCGGACGTCATGCTGAGCAGGTGGCGCACCGTGACGCCCCCCGCGGCTCCCGCCCGCCATTCCGGGATGTAGCGCGACACCGGATGGTCGGTCGACAGCTTGCCGTCTCCCACCAGCATCCCCGCGAGCAGCCCCGTGACGGACTTGGTGCTGGACATCGCACCGATGGGCTCGGCGTAGCGCGGGCCGTACCATTCGTCGACCAGCGACCCCCTGTGCACGACCACACACGCGTCCGCACCTGACGCGCTGCAGAGACGCCGGTGTGCGGCGAGCGCCGCCGTATCCATGCGCAACGCGGTGGGGCTGGCGACGGGCCAGTCGTCCGCGGCGGGCCGGACGAATGCCGGGCCGGCTGGGGAGCTTCCGCGGGCGCGCGCCCCTCCGCTCGCGAGAGCGTCCCGTGCGCGGGCGATCTCCCCCCGAGCCCAATGGCCCGCGGGGAGCCCGGTGCACGCACGCTCGAATCCGGCGATCTCCACCCCGGCTTCGTCCGCGCGGCCGAGCCGTGAGAGCGCGGAGACCAGGTGCGTCCTCGCCTCGCAGTGGCTCGTAGGCGTGGCGGCGGGCTTCGCAAGGATGCCGCGGGAGACCTCCGCGGCCTCGGCCCAGCGCCCGACGCGGTTGAGCGCCATAGGATCCGGTGACTGCGCGGCGAGCGCGGTCGAGCCGAAGGCGGCGCAGAGGGGCAGCAGGCGCGCGAGAAGCGGGCGCAACGGGAGTGGATGCGCCATCAGTCCGCCGCCAGTGCGGTGTCGGACAGGCGCACCGGCTCCGCCGCCTGCAGGAGCTCAAAGAGGCGGCTGGGGCTCAGCGGGATCTCGCGGATCTCCAGCGCCAGGTGCGGGAGCGCGTCCTCGATGGCCTGCGCGAAGACGGCGCCGGTGGGAATGCACCCCGCCTCGCCCACGCCCTTGAGCCCCAGCGGGTTCAGCGGCGCCGTGGTCTCGCGGTGCGCCATCTCCACCCGTGGCACGTCCAGCGCGGTGGGGAGGAGGTAGTCCGCGAACGATGCGTTCATAAGCTGGCCGCCTTCGTCGTACACGAGCTTCTCGTAGAAGGCGTTGCCGATGCCGTGCGCCACTCCGCCCTGCACCTGGCCCGCGACGATCATCGGGTTGATCAGCTTGCCGCAGTCGTGCACGACGATGTAGCGGTCGATGCGCACCATCGCCGTCTCCGGGTCCACCTCGACCACGATGGCGTGCACACCGCTGGCCGTGCTCCCGTGGTCGGGGCCGAAGTAGGCGGTCGACTCCAGCCCCGGCTCTGTCCCCGGCACCACGGCGCCGCGCAGGGGGTTGGCGTGCCCCGCGAGCTGGCCGAAGGTGATCGAGCGCGATGGGTCGGCGATCACACGCACGGTGCCGTACGACAGCTCCACTTCTTCGCTCCCCACGCCCAGCACGCGCGCGCCCACGTCCAGCACCTTGCGGCGCACGGAGAGGGCGGCCTCGTGGCAGGCGCTCCCCGCGACGACGGCACCGCGGCTGGCGAATGTGCCCGTGCCCCAGCCGAACTCGCGCGTGTCGCCGGTCACCACGTTGACGTTGTCCACCTCCACGTCCAGCACGTCTGCCACGATCTGCGCGAAGGCGGTGTAGTGCCCCTGACCCTGCGTGCCGAGGCCCGTCGCCACACGCACGCGGCCGCTGGGCTCCACGGTGACGCGCGCGCCCTCATACGGCCCGATCCCCGTCCCCTCCACGTACGACACGATCCCCATCCCGATGAAGCGCCCCTCCGCCCGCAGCCGCGCCTGCTCCTGCCGGAAGGTCTCGCGGCCAACGATGTCGAGCGCGGCTTCCAGGGCGGGGGCGTAGTTGCCGCTGTCGTAGTAGAGGGGCGCGAAGTCTTGGAAGAGGATCTGAAAGGTGTGCGGAAAGACGTCGGAGCGCAGGTAGTTGCGGCGGCGGATCTCGTCCGGCGTCAGCCCCAGCTCGCGCGCGGCGATGTCCAGCAGCCGCTCCATCACGAAGACGCCGTGCTGCCGCCCCGCCCCGCGCACCGGCGTCACGGTGACGGTGTTGGTGAAGACGGCGCTGAACTCGCTGTGGTACGCCGGCACGTCGTACGGGCCCAGCAGCGTGCACTGGCTGTTGATGGGCACCGTCAGGCCGTAGGGATCGTACGCGCCCGTGTCGTGGAAGAAGAAGTCGCGCACCCCCAGGATCTTTCCGTCCCTCGACAGCGCCATCTCCGCGTCGTGGATCTGCGAGCGCTCCTGCGTGGTGGCGAAGAAGTTCTCCTGGCGGTCCTCCGCCCACTTCACCGGGCGCCCCAGCCGGATTGCGGCCCAGGGGACGAGCACCTCCTCCGGATAGAACATCATGATCTTGGGCCCGAAGCCGCCGCCCACGTACGGCGCCACCACCCGCACCTGCGACTCCAGCAGCCCCAGCATCCGCGCCAGC
Protein-coding sequences here:
- a CDS encoding SRPBCC family protein; this translates as MKVHRMETVQRVPVPVEEAWRFFSDPRNLAKITPPSLGFQVTSPLPDKVYAGLIITYKVRPLFGVAVNWVTEITHVDEPHRFVDEQRFGPYRFWHHQHLFRPVEGGVEMTDIVHYALPPGGGLARGLLVAPRLKEIFDYRRGVLERTYGTLP
- a CDS encoding radical SAM protein: MAEQAELFAGGGARALPVLERRGDALFYALDGARLAAPGTGVMRGTLTVNPYVGCEFSCAYCYAPYAHGWLMERLGETGRLLRDPGTPTAFDRAIFVKRAGQSVAGAVRRAPAALVALGTATDPYQPAERRFGITRGVLETLAGMRGVRVSITTKSPLVLRDLDLLERIRARGGRVDVHVSLISTDARLLRAVEPRSPTPARRLDALRRLRERGVRAGLFAMPLLPGLTDTQESIDALFAAARDADACYVVAGGVRLSEVSWRRFLPALRALRPDLVDAYEEIIRRRSPRRTRYRERLDARIEQARARFGFNRGAFPTMKPDVAEAPQLALFEGGAGG
- a CDS encoding cyclase family protein, which gives rise to MKVYDLSQPLNEQAPFWPYYPPFEVKYIKRKAEHGVNAQYIQTSNHMGTHLDAPRHFVTNGMTIDQIPMEWLCGPGVIVNLSDEMDELAVYTPEMIESRVEVRKGDILLLHTGWHRYAQWGDKADEEKYIHMHPGAHPDMVPWLLEKEIHIWGVDVVSTDHPMDLPIGRFLGKGLHNHCDRVRAAAEKKFGGPEAVARLFPDEDYQLTHNKLFDKNCMHIENLGGDISAPELQNRRLILGVFPWKFQGGEAAFARVVAFDGEWPANP
- a CDS encoding xanthine dehydrogenase family protein subunit M, with product MKPAPFAYHRPDTVEAALALLAEHGYDAKLLAGGQSLVPAMNFRLAAPAVLIDLNRIPGLDAIAEAEGGVRIGAMVRQRAAERSALLAERAPLIAETLPYVAHAQIRNRGTMGGSIAHADPAAELPAVMLALGARFHLRGPNGTRTVTAEDFFTGLFGTALEPEEMLVEIEIPRAAPGTGFAFDEISRRHGDFALAGVAASVQVDADGRCTSARVALLSVGDGPVLAAQAAAALDGQSPTDDAIRAAAHAAAHQDIDPPGDIHATPAYRRQLAEVLVRRVLPRAFERARGAIA
- a CDS encoding carbon monoxide dehydrogenase subunit G, translated to MILDGEHTFPGPRETVWGLLQDPEVLAKAMPGARRLTLTGPGAYQGVIRIGVGPVTAAEWSLNVTLADQVPPESYVMIVDSKGALGFTRGQATVNLDEVDGGTRMRYHADLSVGGKVAGVGQRLLDQVARMLTKQGLDALNKELEARLAAGRST
- a CDS encoding serine hydrolase, which translates into the protein MAHPLPLRPLLARLLPLCAAFGSTALAAQSPDPMALNRVGRWAEAAEVSRGILAKPAATPTSHCEARTHLVSALSRLGRADEAGVEIAGFERACTGLPAGHWARGEIARARDALASGGARARGSSPAGPAFVRPAADDWPVASPTALRMDTAALAAHRRLCSASGADACVVVHRGSLVDEWYGPRYAEPIGAMSSTKSVTGLLAGMLVGDGKLSTDHPVSRYIPEWRAGAAGGVTVRHLLSMTSGLPDFPPGVREVGSASDKEAFTFGLGLVARPGASWAYSNDGAFLLSPLLDRAAGEPIEDYARRRLFGPLGMRTTRLYVYPEGQAWTHADMQTTARDLARVGQLMLNGGRWGGVQIVPEEWVRESVRPSQPHNPRYGLLWWIVPDGYAAFGYLDTNVYVFPERDLVVVRMQSKLVEGATRYEPAAYDLFARMTRK
- a CDS encoding xanthine dehydrogenase family protein molybdopterin-binding subunit translates to MSRGHVGSSPVRNEDRRLLTGAALFVDDVHLDGMLHVAFVRSDHAHALINSVDTTAALERPGVVAIITADMLGDYWQPGPLLVPPPPVEGLVFNQASQVPLAKDRVRHVGEAIAMVVAESRYLAEDAAADVMVDYEPLEPVVDLEAALTPEAPVIHPQFGTNLAAHVAQRHGDYEEAKTHADLVIQRRFHYDRGAAAAMENRAVVARWDARSEELTIWDTTQAPIPIRNGLARMLGLLESQVRVVAPYVGGGFGPKIMMFYPEEVLVPWAAIRLGRPVKWAEDRQENFFATTQERSQIHDAEMALSRDGKILGVRDFFFHDTGAYDPYGLTVPINSQCTLLGPYDVPAYHSEFSAVFTNTVTVTPVRGAGRQHGVFVMERLLDIAARELGLTPDEIRRRNYLRSDVFPHTFQILFQDFAPLYYDSGNYAPALEAALDIVGRETFRQEQARLRAEGRFIGMGIVSYVEGTGIGPYEGARVTVEPSGRVRVATGLGTQGQGHYTAFAQIVADVLDVEVDNVNVVTGDTREFGWGTGTFASRGAVVAGSACHEAALSVRRKVLDVGARVLGVGSEEVELSYGTVRVIADPSRSITFGQLAGHANPLRGAVVPGTEPGLESTAYFGPDHGSTASGVHAIVVEVDPETAMVRIDRYIVVHDCGKLINPMIVAGQVQGGVAHGIGNAFYEKLVYDEGGQLMNASFADYLLPTALDVPRVEMAHRETTAPLNPLGLKGVGEAGCIPTGAVFAQAIEDALPHLALEIREIPLSPSRLFELLQAAEPVRLSDTALAAD